In a single window of the Bacteroidota bacterium genome:
- a CDS encoding ketoacyl-ACP synthase III produces the protein MPARVAAFTYYLPETTYTNADFARDFPEAKLQTLEKIGVEKRHVTPPGQTSSDLAFAAAERLISENSIDRNKIDFLIYCSFDYDYHLPNTACVLQHRLGLSARCGAFDMGLGCSAYVYGIATAVSLLETMQLNNVLLLTASSLTHKIHPQDRGNRFLFGDAASATLISSSDKKQTGPFTFGTNGGGADQIIVPHGGMRNPLNETSFQENTDEFGNITSPASFQMDGFGIFRFTVATVPGMVEETLQKAGITREAIDLFVFHQPNVFLNELLRKKLLIPEEKFVHCMKDFGNTVQATIPIALTEALKEGRLKPGMKVLLAGFGVGLSWSCGIIDYE, from the coding sequence ATGCCCGCACGTGTAGCTGCATTTACTTATTATCTGCCCGAAACGACGTACACCAATGCCGATTTCGCCCGCGATTTCCCCGAAGCCAAACTTCAGACGCTTGAAAAAATTGGTGTCGAAAAAAGACATGTCACACCGCCCGGACAAACATCGTCAGACCTTGCCTTTGCCGCAGCAGAAAGGCTAATCAGCGAAAACAGTATTGATCGCAACAAGATTGATTTTCTGATCTACTGTTCGTTTGATTACGACTATCACCTTCCCAATACGGCCTGCGTGCTTCAGCACCGGCTCGGATTATCTGCACGTTGCGGCGCATTCGACATGGGATTAGGCTGCAGTGCCTATGTGTATGGAATTGCTACAGCCGTTTCGCTGCTCGAAACCATGCAGCTGAATAATGTACTGCTGCTCACTGCATCATCACTTACACACAAAATTCATCCGCAGGATCGGGGCAACCGTTTTCTGTTTGGCGACGCAGCTTCTGCCACATTAATTTCATCATCCGACAAAAAGCAAACCGGCCCGTTTACTTTCGGAACCAATGGTGGTGGCGCCGATCAGATCATTGTCCCTCATGGCGGGATGCGCAACCCATTAAATGAAACTTCATTTCAGGAAAATACCGATGAATTTGGAAACATAACCAGCCCGGCCAGTTTTCAAATGGATGGTTTCGGAATATTCAGGTTTACTGTGGCTACTGTGCCGGGAATGGTTGAAGAAACGTTGCAGAAAGCCGGAATTACCCGGGAAGCTATCGACCTCTTTGTATTCCATCAGCCCAATGTATTTCTGAATGAATTACTGCGAAAAAAACTGCTGATACCCGAAGAAAAATTTGTGCACTGCATGAAAGATTTTGGCAATACCGTGCAGGCCACCATTCCCATAGCACTTACCGAGGCACTAAAAGAAGGCCGCCTGAAACCGGGAATGAAAGTATTGCTGGCGGGCTTTGGTGTTGGCCTTTCCTGGTCTTGCGGAATTATTGATTATGAATAA
- a CDS encoding RNA 2'-phosphotransferase, whose protein sequence is MDKKTLTAISKEVSYALRHAPEEFGLTLDPEGWVFTEDLVRAINARHKNLPEAITAGLLQKLNAEAEKQRWEFSDDQVRALYGHSTEDRIVKQPATPPALLWHGTNQQAWEQIKQNGLKPMNRQYVHLSSTRETAQRVGNRRTSHVIMLCIDTAKAQAAGLHFYHGNQDTWLADHVPAGFISVAQA, encoded by the coding sequence ATGGATAAGAAAACGCTTACTGCAATTAGTAAAGAAGTATCGTATGCACTTCGTCACGCACCGGAAGAATTCGGGCTTACGCTTGATCCCGAAGGCTGGGTGTTTACAGAAGATCTTGTGCGTGCAATCAATGCGCGGCATAAAAATTTACCCGAAGCAATTACTGCCGGGCTATTGCAAAAACTAAATGCAGAAGCTGAAAAGCAACGCTGGGAGTTTTCTGATGATCAAGTGCGTGCGCTTTATGGCCACAGCACCGAAGATCGCATTGTAAAGCAACCCGCTACACCGCCTGCATTACTTTGGCATGGAACAAATCAGCAGGCCTGGGAGCAAATAAAACAGAACGGACTTAAGCCGATGAACAGACAATACGTGCATCTTTCTTCCACACGCGAAACCGCCCAACGTGTAGGAAACCGACGTACATCGCACGTGATCATGCTTTGTATTGACACTGCAAAAGCACAAGCCGCCGGATTACATTTTTACCACGGCAATCAGGACACGTGGCTGGCTGATCATGTGCCTGCCGGATTTATTTCTGTGGCTCAAGCCTGA
- a CDS encoding WG repeat-containing protein: MRNLFFFGVFLLVLGFASCGKSGKLRGCVKVDGKYGYVDETGSFVIDPAYTNAWSYINGSAVVKKDNKYGLIDVDGREIVAPRWDSVIPFSVQCFITGSNGRFGFAAHGTGKEIIPAQYEQVYYYTADLCVVQKGRALGVVNAAGELVCPFVLQDLREMTGPLGLVVKQDTSNAEDMLLALLQGGENKRFGLINTKGKLVLEPEYNEIFTSESGSWYYPFLQDSSQKKIEPAHSEEEFAFDEHHPDAMIGTYGIVDSSGKLIAQPVYDQQPVYGDGMFRISRNGKYGFIDAQGKEVVAPVYAYATPFRNGCAAVTANGKNIIIDKTGNTIGTISVPASEVFKASCERIRFRAPDGRYGYCDKSGRVVVEPQFEAADDFVFNRAIVEQNGRYGLIDRNGKWVSEPQWLIIYSLGDGFFHVKELSKDAASDSLAKSIGYLRNIANSRGAGGVIDTNGRSILPVVFDEIYHLQPGYFTVEAAGYTGCYKTNGQLVYKPLSLSYIYFYQGRTVVKEDNGSGIIDETGRYIVAPQYDSIGLMFNGYAVMSRGGRFGLIDSTGNVVIAPSYDEVQPLVNGTAVFKQKGKFGYLTVAGKELFAARFDEASPLINPMRKTLD; the protein is encoded by the coding sequence ATGCGTAATTTGTTTTTCTTTGGCGTATTCCTGCTTGTGCTGGGTTTTGCTTCATGCGGCAAGAGCGGAAAACTGCGCGGCTGTGTGAAAGTAGATGGTAAATACGGTTATGTGGATGAAACCGGCAGTTTTGTGATAGATCCCGCTTACACGAATGCCTGGAGCTATATCAATGGCTCGGCGGTGGTGAAAAAAGACAATAAATACGGGCTTATTGATGTGGATGGCCGGGAAATTGTGGCTCCGCGCTGGGATTCGGTAATCCCTTTCAGTGTACAGTGTTTCATTACCGGCAGCAACGGACGTTTTGGCTTTGCGGCACACGGAACCGGAAAAGAAATTATTCCTGCACAATATGAACAGGTTTACTACTACACTGCCGATTTATGCGTAGTGCAGAAAGGCCGGGCACTTGGCGTGGTAAATGCAGCCGGCGAACTTGTTTGTCCGTTTGTATTGCAAGACCTCAGAGAAATGACGGGGCCGCTCGGGCTGGTGGTGAAACAGGATACCAGCAATGCCGAAGATATGCTGCTGGCACTGCTTCAGGGTGGCGAAAACAAACGCTTCGGACTCATTAACACAAAAGGTAAACTGGTGCTTGAGCCGGAATACAACGAAATTTTTACCAGTGAAAGCGGAAGCTGGTACTATCCGTTTCTACAAGATAGTTCGCAAAAGAAAATTGAGCCGGCACACAGCGAAGAGGAATTCGCGTTCGATGAGCATCATCCCGATGCCATGATTGGAACCTACGGCATTGTGGACAGCTCCGGCAAACTCATCGCGCAGCCGGTGTATGATCAGCAACCGGTTTACGGCGACGGTATGTTCCGCATTTCGCGAAACGGGAAATATGGATTTATTGATGCACAGGGCAAAGAAGTGGTGGCGCCGGTTTATGCCTATGCCACGCCGTTTCGCAACGGATGCGCTGCGGTTACTGCAAACGGTAAAAACATCATTATCGACAAAACAGGGAATACGATAGGCACTATTTCGGTGCCTGCTTCGGAAGTATTTAAGGCTTCCTGCGAGCGTATCCGTTTCAGAGCGCCCGACGGACGCTATGGTTACTGTGATAAATCAGGCCGGGTAGTGGTGGAGCCGCAATTTGAAGCCGCCGATGATTTTGTATTTAACCGCGCCATTGTGGAACAAAACGGCCGCTACGGACTCATTGACCGTAACGGAAAATGGGTGTCGGAGCCGCAGTGGCTTATCATTTACAGCCTCGGTGATGGCTTTTTCCATGTAAAGGAATTATCGAAAGACGCGGCTTCCGATTCATTGGCAAAGAGCATCGGTTATTTGCGCAATATTGCTAACAGCCGCGGAGCCGGTGGCGTAATTGATACCAATGGCAGAAGTATTTTGCCCGTAGTGTTTGATGAAATTTATCACCTTCAGCCAGGTTATTTTACGGTAGAGGCTGCAGGCTATACAGGTTGTTACAAAACAAACGGTCAACTCGTGTATAAACCGCTTTCGCTTTCCTACATTTATTTTTATCAGGGACGTACGGTTGTAAAGGAAGATAACGGCTCGGGCATTATTGACGAAACCGGCCGCTATATTGTGGCGCCGCAATATGACAGTATCGGATTGATGTTTAATGGCTACGCCGTAATGAGCCGTGGCGGGAGGTTTGGTTTAATAGACAGTACAGGAAATGTTGTCATTGCACCAAGTTACGACGAAGTACAGCCTTTGGTAAACGGCACTGCGGTATTTAAGCAAAAAGGTAAATTCGGTTATCTCACAGTAGCAGGCAAAGAACTTTTTGCTGCACGTTTTGATGAGGCCTCACCGCTGATTAATCCGATGCGCAAGACGCTTGATTAA
- a CDS encoding tryptophan 7-halogenase yields the protein MNTPVYDFIIIGGGPTGSSAATYLCWKGYSVLVLEKEKFPRQHVGESLLPFCYPLFKELGVFDEMKRRFVRKPGARFSSHDGKQSSTWCFRNIIHDESYLSFHVVRADFDKMLLDNAAKNGAVVIEQAKVEKVDLNLPDRHVNVFTTEADGQTHSYEGKFLIDASGQDTFLARRSGDKHSYQELDRIAFLTHWKGAKYTQGIDVGLLQIVYLEQHKSGWFGIQPVGKDRISVGLVINRKYLKEQKAKLTAAGHEDWQRALYLQEVNECALTRDILTGAQIAQPLIAVSDYSYYAEKTFGDNFVMLGDSGKFLDPIFASGVYLGMNSSRMFAEALDVLMKEGREAGMKAMEEKKKYIDGAYNLVEKFINIFYDPESFNLANLSSTSESNYEGYQTAFSLVHYLLAGDFFNNYEKYNDFLDMLKNPKQFARWRNLVVNRPNVHEKTCGTTYEAIFGDIDDAYVHATSINGVMA from the coding sequence ATGAACACTCCGGTTTACGATTTCATCATTATTGGCGGTGGTCCTACCGGATCATCTGCGGCTACTTATTTGTGCTGGAAAGGTTATTCGGTGCTTGTGCTGGAAAAAGAAAAATTTCCGCGCCAGCATGTAGGCGAATCATTGCTGCCGTTTTGCTATCCGTTGTTTAAGGAACTTGGCGTGTTTGATGAAATGAAGCGCCGCTTTGTGCGCAAACCCGGTGCCCGTTTCTCAAGCCACGACGGGAAGCAGAGTTCCACCTGGTGTTTCCGCAATATTATTCACGATGAGAGCTATCTCTCATTTCACGTGGTGCGTGCAGATTTTGATAAAATGCTGCTTGATAATGCCGCTAAAAACGGCGCTGTGGTTATTGAGCAGGCCAAAGTAGAAAAGGTTGATCTGAATTTGCCCGACCGGCATGTCAATGTGTTTACCACCGAAGCCGACGGACAAACACATAGCTACGAAGGCAAGTTTCTGATTGATGCCAGCGGACAGGATACCTTTCTTGCGCGTCGCAGCGGCGATAAACATTCGTATCAGGAACTCGACCGTATTGCTTTTCTCACGCACTGGAAAGGCGCAAAATACACACAGGGCATTGATGTGGGCCTGCTGCAGATTGTGTATCTCGAACAGCACAAAAGCGGCTGGTTTGGTATTCAGCCCGTAGGCAAAGACCGCATCAGCGTGGGGCTTGTCATTAACCGCAAATACCTCAAAGAGCAGAAAGCAAAACTTACCGCCGCAGGGCATGAAGACTGGCAGCGGGCGTTGTATTTGCAGGAAGTAAATGAATGTGCGCTTACGCGCGATATTTTGACAGGCGCTCAAATTGCGCAGCCGCTCATTGCTGTGTCCGATTATTCGTACTACGCCGAAAAAACTTTTGGCGATAATTTCGTAATGCTTGGTGATTCAGGCAAATTCCTCGATCCTATTTTTGCCTCCGGTGTATATCTCGGTATGAACAGCAGCCGCATGTTTGCCGAGGCGCTTGATGTGCTGATGAAAGAAGGACGCGAAGCCGGCATGAAAGCCATGGAAGAGAAGAAAAAATACATCGACGGGGCATACAATCTCGTTGAGAAATTCATCAATATCTTCTACGATCCTGAATCATTCAACCTTGCCAACCTCAGCTCCACTTCAGAATCGAATTACGAAGGTTACCAAACCGCATTTTCACTTGTGCATTATCTGCTGGCCGGCGATTTCTTCAACAATTACGAGAAGTACAATGATTTCCTTGATATGCTGAAAAATCCCAAGCAGTTTGCCCGCTGGCGCAATCTGGTGGTGAACCGGCCCAACGTACACGAAAAAACCTGCGGAACTACTTACGAAGCCATTTTCGGTGATATTGATGATGCCTATGTGCATGCCACTTCAATAAATGGTGTGATGGCTTAA
- the feoB gene encoding ferrous iron transport protein B: MPAAAASVLTRRIALVGNPNSGKSTLFNALTGLHQKTGNFPGVTVDKKHGNFRVKYQGQLVEVTCIDLPGTYSLYPKSLDERVACEVLTNTENPDFPDLTVIVADATNLKRSLYLAGQVIDLGRPCVLVLNMIDEAARSGLHIDAARLSNRLGIPVLALSAREKTGIDELRQAIVAPLMPPAYLFSDLASVVPDVVKLVQKEFPGLTHYQALHKAHLLYSEAHPLQAIMDAAGFSPSAAQAEESLHRHGIIGQHIAACTGSQPARPPFTRKLDKILTHRIGGYVIFLLLLFVMFQSIFYLAEYPMTWIEEGFAALRGWCSDVLPAGWLTDLFTEGILAGLSGVVVFVPQIALLFFFIAMLEDSGYMARVSFIMDKLMRRFGLHGRSVIPLISGMACAVPAIMSTRTISSWKERIITIMVTPLMSCSARLPVYTLLIALIIPDETVGGIFHLQALTLMALYLLGFFMALAAAWVMNLLIKTRERSWFIMEMPVYRMPKWSNVLYAIYEKVRVFVIDAGKVILIVSVVLWFLASYGYGDTFAKAREQEAAIAAQITAAEAAAATPDQLNTLYQAKAAAASHKLEESFAGQLGKFIEPVIRPLGYDWKIGISLITSLAAREVFVGTMATIYGAGDEENVEPIREIMRKERDQLTGKPVYSTATGFSLLIFYAFALQCISTIAVVKRETNSWLWPGIQFVFMGVLAYAASWLAYVLLS, from the coding sequence ATGCCGGCTGCCGCAGCCTCTGTGTTGACCCGACGTATTGCGCTGGTTGGAAATCCCAACAGTGGTAAATCCACACTTTTTAACGCATTAACCGGCCTTCACCAGAAAACCGGCAACTTTCCCGGTGTTACGGTTGATAAAAAGCACGGCAATTTTCGCGTAAAATATCAGGGGCAGCTCGTTGAAGTAACCTGTATTGATTTGCCCGGCACCTACAGCCTTTATCCGAAATCGCTCGATGAGCGGGTGGCCTGTGAGGTACTCACGAATACCGAAAATCCTGATTTCCCCGATCTTACTGTTATTGTGGCTGATGCCACCAACCTCAAGCGGAGTCTTTATCTGGCTGGTCAGGTGATTGATCTGGGTCGCCCATGTGTGCTGGTGCTGAATATGATAGATGAGGCGGCCCGTAGCGGACTGCATATTGATGCTGCGCGTTTGAGTAACCGTCTGGGCATTCCGGTGCTTGCATTAAGTGCCCGTGAAAAAACGGGTATCGACGAACTTCGTCAGGCTATTGTCGCCCCGCTTATGCCACCGGCTTATCTTTTTTCCGATCTGGCCAGCGTAGTGCCCGATGTGGTAAAGCTGGTGCAGAAGGAATTTCCCGGACTTACCCATTATCAGGCCCTGCACAAAGCGCACCTGCTTTACAGCGAAGCTCATCCGTTGCAGGCCATTATGGATGCCGCCGGCTTTTCGCCCTCTGCCGCACAGGCCGAAGAAAGTTTGCACCGCCACGGCATCATCGGTCAGCATATTGCCGCCTGCACCGGCAGCCAGCCCGCTCGCCCTCCCTTCACCCGCAAACTCGATAAAATCCTCACACACCGCATTGGCGGCTATGTTATTTTCCTGCTGCTGCTGTTTGTGATGTTTCAATCCATCTTCTATCTCGCCGAATATCCGATGACGTGGATTGAAGAGGGGTTTGCCGCACTGCGCGGCTGGTGCAGTGACGTATTGCCCGCAGGCTGGCTCACCGATTTGTTCACCGAAGGTATTCTGGCCGGACTAAGCGGCGTAGTGGTGTTTGTGCCGCAAATTGCCCTGCTGTTTTTCTTTATCGCCATGCTCGAAGATTCGGGCTATATGGCGCGGGTGAGTTTTATTATGGATAAACTCATGCGCCGTTTTGGTCTGCATGGCCGTTCGGTTATTCCGCTCATCAGCGGTATGGCCTGTGCGGTGCCTGCCATCATGAGTACGCGCACCATCAGCAGCTGGAAAGAGCGCATCATTACCATAATGGTTACACCGCTCATGAGCTGCTCGGCACGCCTGCCGGTTTATACGCTGCTCATTGCACTCATTATTCCCGATGAAACTGTAGGTGGTATTTTTCACTTGCAGGCGCTTACGTTAATGGCCCTTTACCTGCTGGGCTTTTTCATGGCACTGGCGGCCGCATGGGTCATGAACCTGCTCATCAAAACCCGCGAACGAAGCTGGTTTATTATGGAAATGCCGGTGTATCGCATGCCCAAGTGGAGCAATGTGCTCTATGCCATTTACGAAAAGGTGCGCGTGTTTGTAATTGATGCAGGCAAAGTCATTCTCATAGTATCGGTAGTGCTTTGGTTTCTGGCTTCGTATGGCTACGGCGATACGTTTGCAAAAGCACGTGAACAGGAGGCCGCCATTGCCGCTCAGATAACAGCAGCCGAAGCGGCCGCCGCCACGCCCGATCAGCTCAATACACTCTATCAGGCCAAAGCCGCTGCCGCGTCACACAAACTCGAAGAATCATTTGCCGGGCAGCTGGGCAAATTCATCGAGCCGGTAATCCGCCCGCTTGGCTACGACTGGAAAATCGGTATTTCACTTATCACCTCGCTCGCCGCGCGCGAGGTTTTTGTAGGCACTATGGCCACCATTTACGGCGCCGGCGACGAAGAAAACGTGGAGCCGATACGCGAAATTATGCGCAAAGAGCGCGACCAGCTTACCGGCAAGCCTGTGTATTCGACTGCTACAGGCTTTTCGCTGCTCATTTTCTATGCTTTTGCCCTGCAATGTATCAGCACCATTGCCGTAGTGAAACGCGAAACAAACAGCTGGCTCTGGCCCGGTATTCAGTTTGTGTTTATGGGTGTGCTGGCCTACGCGGCAAGCTGGCTGGCTTATGTACTGCTGAGTTAA
- a CDS encoding ferrous iron transport protein A produces MLAPGERAVIESFTDKALSLKLLEMGCSPGEEVMLEKVAPLGDPIAINISGYVLSLRRSEAATVRIRRINSVA; encoded by the coding sequence ATGCTTGCTCCTGGTGAGCGTGCCGTGATAGAATCCTTTACCGACAAAGCACTTTCGCTCAAGCTTCTCGAAATGGGCTGTTCGCCCGGCGAGGAAGTGATGCTTGAAAAAGTGGCTCCGCTTGGCGATCCGATCGCCATTAACATTTCCGGCTACGTATTGAGTTTGCGTCGTTCCGAAGCGGCTACTGTGCGTATCCGCCGCATTAATTCCGTTGCCTGA